A single region of the Biomaibacter acetigenes genome encodes:
- a CDS encoding tagaturonate epimerase family protein, with the protein MQEGWKAFCKKVISGEMNIEAARREASKYFHAYGVYPESINLLKGCIFFMTKDAGEKKMVIIVDDLTDEVKKLTEDFQGETESIEEKMVKLLPLSHHNAKASRKWFPFTSPVAFGKGCMSMGLGDRLGLASPGHLRLIKKTKIRPVLAQQSIRELNLTERTYEDVLDAASWAVFQEGYRLGFGADGDHLKTEDEVKMALDLGFSMITLDCSEMINNDVPAMSDEDVEKGYNSLEPDYIKRIEQDYLDSEFYVKDVISGDIKIAFDGGNLKRIVLIYGKALDFINHIYHDIIKPAGRKVDFEVSIDETMTPTTPQAHFFVASELKKKGVDVTSLAPRFCGEFQKAIDYIGDIEQFEREFKVHAAIADLFGYRLSIHSGSDKFKVFPIIGKYTKGRVHVKTAGTNWLEALKVIAHKKPDLFRKIYIFALEHFHEATRYYHVTTNLANVPDISTMSDEDLSHVLIQDDARQVLHITYGLILTAKNEDGKYLLKDDIYSTLNEHEEEYYKALEEHIGKHLKLLQASV; encoded by the coding sequence TTGCAGGAAGGTTGGAAGGCATTTTGTAAAAAAGTGATTTCCGGGGAAATGAACATTGAAGCTGCCAGAAGGGAAGCTTCCAAATATTTTCATGCCTATGGGGTCTATCCGGAATCCATAAATTTATTAAAGGGTTGCATCTTTTTCATGACAAAAGATGCCGGGGAAAAGAAAATGGTAATAATTGTAGATGACCTTACCGATGAAGTTAAAAAACTTACTGAAGATTTCCAGGGGGAAACTGAATCTATCGAAGAGAAAATGGTAAAACTTTTACCTTTGAGCCATCACAATGCCAAAGCTTCACGGAAATGGTTTCCCTTTACATCACCGGTGGCCTTCGGTAAAGGTTGCATGAGCATGGGGTTGGGGGATAGATTGGGCCTTGCTTCACCGGGGCATCTGCGTCTTATAAAAAAGACAAAGATAAGGCCGGTGCTGGCCCAGCAGTCTATCCGGGAGCTGAATCTTACAGAAAGGACTTATGAAGATGTGCTGGATGCCGCATCCTGGGCCGTGTTTCAGGAAGGTTACCGGCTGGGCTTCGGAGCCGATGGGGACCATCTAAAGACCGAGGATGAAGTAAAAATGGCCCTGGACCTCGGATTTTCCATGATAACCCTCGACTGTTCGGAAATGATAAACAATGATGTGCCGGCCATGTCTGATGAAGATGTTGAAAAGGGATATAATAGCCTTGAACCGGATTATATAAAAAGAATCGAGCAAGATTACCTTGACAGTGAGTTTTACGTGAAGGATGTTATATCGGGAGATATCAAGATCGCATTTGATGGAGGAAATTTAAAAAGGATTGTTTTAATATACGGCAAAGCCCTGGATTTTATAAACCATATCTACCATGATATTATAAAACCCGCAGGAAGAAAAGTGGACTTTGAGGTTTCCATCGATGAAACCATGACGCCTACAACACCCCAGGCCCATTTCTTTGTGGCTTCGGAGCTTAAAAAAAAGGGGGTCGATGTGACCAGCCTTGCTCCACGGTTCTGCGGCGAGTTTCAGAAGGCTATAGATTACATTGGAGACATTGAACAGTTCGAGAGGGAATTCAAGGTCCATGCAGCCATTGCAGACCTCTTTGGCTATCGTTTGAGCATTCACTCCGGCAGCGACAAATTCAAGGTATTTCCCATTATAGGCAAATACACAAAAGGACGGGTTCACGTAAAGACCGCCGGCACCAATTGGCTGGAGGCATTAAAGGTAATCGCCCATAAAAAGCCCGACCTCTTCAGAAAGATATATATCTTTGCTCTGGAGCATTTTCATGAGGCTACCAGATATTATCATGTCACCACAAACCTTGCAAATGTGCCGGATATAAGCACCATGAGCGATGAAGACTTGTCTCATGTGCTCATTCAGGACGATGCCCGCCAGGTACTCCATATAACATATGGATTGATTTTAACGGCAAAAAATGAGGATGGGAAGTACCTCCTCAAAGATGATATTTACAGCACGTTGAATGAACATGAGGAAGAATACTACAAAGCATTGGAGGAGCATATCGGCAAACACCTGAAGTTGCTGCAGGCTTCCGTTTGA
- a CDS encoding cupin domain-containing protein, with the protein MTETEYIKDLTKVSVNGYDFADYKHLFKLDKIVMSHVSVKPGESVPPHVHDNEEQTYWIIKGIGKIRLGNEEYDVCGGQAVYTSWHRTYHKKYRARTTGIRVFCCHLLNFKRGDLIAIAIFRLQLFHWNEECSFKRFFYRYKIPFKTYGNLPNPGSHGLPQPG; encoded by the coding sequence TTGACAGAGACTGAATATATAAAGGATTTGACAAAGGTTTCTGTAAACGGGTATGATTTTGCAGATTATAAGCACTTATTTAAACTGGATAAAATTGTTATGAGCCACGTCAGCGTAAAGCCAGGAGAGAGTGTTCCACCTCATGTACACGACAATGAAGAGCAGACTTACTGGATAATAAAGGGAATAGGGAAGATAAGGCTTGGGAATGAGGAATACGATGTTTGCGGCGGTCAGGCAGTATATACCTCTTGGCACCGAACATACCATAAAAAATACCGGGCAAGAACCACTGGAATACGTGTTTTTTGCTGCCATCTTTTGAATTTTAAAAGAGGTGACTTAATTGCCATTGCAATTTTTCGACTCCAATTGTTCCATTGGAATGAGGAATGTTCTTTTAAAAGGTTCTTTTACCGATATAAAATCCCTTTTAAGACGTATGGAAATCTGCCGAATCCGGGAAGCCATGGTCTACCACAGCCTGGCTGA
- a CDS encoding sodium:solute symporter family protein, which translates to MGFIDYSVLVLFFVAMIIIGLYVKNLIKGIEDYFTAGHRMPWWLAAISHHMSGYSAFAFIAYASVAYKIGFPIYTLWAVTIAIAMVLGALVFAPRWTNLGLYKKVVTPLEIMEPRFNNTVRQALAWSGISLKFIDEGLKLYSIGVFVSVMAGIPLQWSIIFSGIVALLYTTIGGIWADVLTDFAQFIVQLVITIPLAFIVLSKVGGWGGLWQQLPPGRLAAFGGDYTPLYVLIYLVVVILSYNGGTWGLAQRFISLQGPREGMKAAYLSAALYLVYPLFMFIPMWAAPIFIPAIDNPEHAYVLMANKFLAPVLPGAMGFMLAAMFAATMSMVDSDSNSVSAVFTKDIYQRVFDPNATPEKLLNVGRITTAVFCALSVIAGLLTPAMGGAFKAMMTWFAGLMGPVAIPMLFGLIFKRTTWKGALLSWLCGVVSFFIFKYPMHGSWNLITGGSLLITAIVFIAEGYISKMPPEKQAEVDEIFEILERN; encoded by the coding sequence ATGGGTTTTATAGACTACTCAGTTTTAGTGCTGTTTTTTGTAGCGATGATCATTATTGGTTTATATGTGAAGAACCTGATTAAAGGCATTGAAGACTATTTTACCGCCGGTCACAGAATGCCGTGGTGGCTGGCGGCGATTTCCCACCATATGTCGGGATACAGCGCCTTTGCTTTTATAGCCTATGCCAGTGTTGCATACAAAATAGGTTTTCCGATTTATACCCTGTGGGCGGTGACTATTGCAATAGCAATGGTTTTGGGAGCTCTTGTGTTTGCACCGCGCTGGACCAATCTTGGACTTTACAAAAAGGTTGTTACACCGCTGGAAATTATGGAGCCACGGTTCAACAATACTGTGAGGCAGGCTTTAGCATGGAGTGGAATTTCATTGAAATTTATCGATGAGGGCCTGAAACTTTATTCAATAGGCGTATTTGTTTCAGTTATGGCGGGCATTCCTCTGCAATGGAGCATTATTTTTAGTGGAATAGTGGCGCTGTTATATACGACTATAGGCGGAATCTGGGCTGATGTATTGACGGATTTCGCGCAATTCATCGTTCAGCTCGTAATAACAATTCCTCTGGCTTTTATTGTTCTGTCGAAAGTGGGCGGATGGGGAGGACTATGGCAGCAATTGCCTCCGGGACGCCTTGCAGCTTTTGGTGGAGACTATACACCTCTCTATGTGCTTATATATCTTGTTGTAGTTATTTTGAGTTATAACGGCGGAACGTGGGGTCTGGCTCAACGATTTATTTCTCTCCAGGGACCCAGGGAAGGAATGAAGGCCGCATATCTTTCCGCTGCCCTTTACCTGGTATATCCGTTGTTTATGTTTATACCAATGTGGGCGGCACCCATATTTATACCTGCAATTGACAATCCGGAACATGCATATGTACTTATGGCAAACAAGTTCCTGGCTCCAGTATTGCCCGGCGCAATGGGCTTTATGCTGGCAGCCATGTTTGCAGCGACTATGTCAATGGTGGATTCCGATTCAAACAGTGTTTCAGCGGTGTTTACAAAAGACATATACCAGCGGGTTTTTGATCCCAACGCAACCCCTGAAAAGCTCTTAAATGTCGGCAGGATAACAACGGCTGTGTTCTGTGCTTTATCGGTTATTGCCGGACTTCTAACACCGGCGATGGGAGGAGCCTTTAAGGCTATGATGACATGGTTTGCAGGATTAATGGGCCCTGTGGCCATACCGATGCTCTTCGGGTTAATATTTAAGAGAACCACATGGAAAGGCGCACTTCTGTCATGGCTGTGCGGCGTGGTGTCTTTCTTCATATTTAAATATCCCATGCACGGCTCGTGGAATCTAATTACCGGCGGTTCACTACTCATCACAGCTATCGTTTTTATAGCCGAAGGCTATATTTCCAAAATGCCGCCTGAAAAACAAGCTGAAGTGGATGAAATTTTCGAGATACTGGAAAGAAATTAA
- a CDS encoding LacI family DNA-binding transcriptional regulator, producing MAEKNATIYDIAKLAKTSTATVSRVLSNNGYPVKEELKQRVLEAARKLNYTPNLLGRQLKTNESLDIGIIIPSITNQFYPLLLLGVEDVARKKGYNVLLCNSLRKPENEKKYLSTLFQKQIKGIIISSITKNQDYLKQLQQKGLKIVAFDQGISLDCCKISFDFYAGGYMAAEHLIKLGHRKIAFLSAPLTRYSRIQIYEGFMQCMKDNGIEQSQDYIILSEDEEESHDQVYEFKNGKYLVNKLLGSGKPIPTAIFCINDMTAFGAIQELTKNKIYVPKDISVMGFDNIPTSEMITPSLTTVDQSAYEMGALAAEMLINNLESSSERSIEIVLKPKLVVRNSTKKLMANDTSIYFFL from the coding sequence ATGGCAGAGAAAAACGCTACAATTTACGATATAGCAAAGCTCGCAAAAACGTCAACAGCCACTGTCTCAAGGGTTTTAAGCAACAACGGATACCCGGTAAAAGAGGAGCTAAAGCAGAGGGTGCTGGAAGCGGCCAGAAAGTTAAACTATACTCCGAATTTGCTTGGGCGGCAGCTTAAAACCAATGAAAGTCTCGATATAGGCATTATTATCCCAAGCATTACCAATCAATTTTACCCACTGCTATTATTGGGAGTAGAGGATGTGGCCAGAAAAAAGGGTTATAACGTGCTTCTCTGTAATTCCCTTAGAAAGCCAGAAAATGAGAAAAAATATTTATCAACTCTTTTTCAAAAGCAAATTAAAGGCATCATCATTTCCTCCATTACTAAGAACCAGGACTATTTAAAACAACTCCAGCAAAAAGGCTTAAAGATAGTCGCATTTGACCAGGGGATATCCCTTGACTGCTGCAAGATAAGCTTTGACTTTTATGCCGGGGGGTATATGGCCGCAGAACACCTCATAAAACTCGGCCACAGAAAGATAGCCTTTTTAAGTGCACCTTTAACCCGGTACAGCCGAATACAGATTTATGAGGGATTTATGCAGTGCATGAAAGATAACGGTATTGAGCAAAGCCAGGATTACATTATCTTATCCGAAGATGAAGAAGAAAGTCACGACCAGGTCTACGAGTTTAAAAACGGAAAGTATCTTGTAAATAAATTGCTGGGCTCAGGAAAACCAATCCCAACGGCCATATTCTGTATTAATGACATGACGGCTTTTGGAGCTATACAGGAGCTTACAAAAAATAAAATATATGTACCCAAAGATATTTCTGTTATGGGCTTTGATAACATTCCCACCTCTGAAATGATAACTCCTTCACTTACAACCGTAGACCAGTCGGCTTACGAGATGGGAGCTCTGGCCGCCGAAATGCTCATAAACAATTTAGAAAGTTCCAGTGAAAGAAGTATAGAGATAGTATTAAAACCAAAATTGGTGGTGAGAAACTCTACTAAAAAATTGATGGCGAATGACACAAGTATATATTTTTTTCTATAA
- a CDS encoding amidohydrolase family protein has product MEICRIREAMVYHSLAEEYHPKKGNEVLMETIKDYSNLYPVWVVMPNDTGEFYDPYNLIELLKANNVKMVRAFPAKSAQNYGLFTQRSRALLAVLNEHKVPLMFGMDQIDYDAVSSITSEYKDIPLILTNTGYRADRYLYPLLDSFQNIYIETSSYKVHFGIEALCARFGTSRLIFGSGLPVYSAGSAVTMITHLLLPDEDKKKIAGDNLRHLLGGVIYD; this is encoded by the coding sequence ATGGAAATCTGCCGAATCCGGGAAGCCATGGTCTACCACAGCCTGGCTGAAGAGTACCATCCCAAAAAGGGAAATGAGGTGTTGATGGAGACTATAAAAGATTACAGTAATCTATATCCCGTATGGGTGGTGATGCCAAACGATACTGGCGAATTTTACGACCCGTATAATCTTATTGAACTTCTCAAGGCCAACAATGTAAAAATGGTTCGGGCCTTTCCAGCAAAAAGCGCACAAAATTACGGCCTTTTTACACAGAGAAGCAGGGCTTTACTTGCGGTGCTAAATGAACATAAGGTTCCTCTGATGTTCGGAATGGATCAAATTGACTATGATGCAGTTTCCAGTATAACATCGGAATATAAAGATATCCCCCTTATCCTTACGAATACGGGTTATAGGGCCGACCGTTATCTTTACCCCCTGCTGGATTCCTTCCAGAACATATATATTGAGACTTCAAGCTATAAAGTCCATTTCGGGATAGAGGCCCTGTGCGCCAGATTTGGGACCAGCAGGCTTATTTTCGGCAGCGGGCTCCCGGTCTACAGCGCCGGGTCTGCGGTAACCATGATTACACATTTATTACTACCGGATGAGGATAAAAAGAAAATCGCCGGAGACAATCTAAGGCACCTGCTGGGGGGTGTAATCTATGATTGA